TCTCCATAGAggtaaaactttataaatttctaaaattttgcaacCGCAAGATTTTGTTAACCAAATTAAGGTGTCTAAAAATTCGCATGTTTCATGCGGACCtaatttcattaataatttaAGAGTTTTGTCTTTTTCGATGCCGTAACGCCCGTTTGCTTTCAAGTAACGTTTTGCCATTATTTCTGTCGGAGAATAATTTTCCAACGGAATACAATCTTTTTCAACCATGGGAGAAAAACCTCCTACTTTTTCTTGATATGCAGGGTCCATCGCAATTTTGCAATGTACCAACGCGCCAGTAGAAAAACCGTTCGGGTTTTtacgataatatttttttatcacattGCCTAGTGTACGACACTCATAATCGAGCGAATACTTCATCTGAAAAGGTAAAGATTTTAATTGAGCTCCTCCATATTGTCCGTTTTCGtccataaataataaacaacctcttatgttattatttaaattcaattcttttattttcGAATCAAAATAATCAGTGTCTAAAGCGTATCGTTGTGCTCCGTTGTTAGACATTCCTCCTCGAACACTATTTTCAATCATTTGTTGATGTTGAGCCGTTGGAGGGTATTGTATTTGAATTAAACTCTTTGTAGAGTTTAATTTACTTGTAAAACTAAACATGCTTAGATGAGGCAATATACGAAAAttggtatttttaaaagttctttcaTTAAAATCAATCATAACAGAAGCAAGCGCGACAGTATCCAAAACTGTATATATTTGCAATaacgattttaaattttttatttctaaaaaactcCATAATTTTGAAACTGTCGTGTatgaatctttaattttttttcatttcctcttccaaatttttagatttcattagaTCGTTTTGGGCAAAAAGTTCTATTGGAGGCACACTTTTGTATTCAATGTTTAACAGTTCGCCATTAATTTGTGAATAGGGaaacagagttttttttataaagcaatttgTAAATTCATCATcggaaattaaattttgaatttgtgGATAAAACGGTTCTAAATAACGTGTCATTGTATTAATAATTTCACGctgagctttttttaaaatcatactaCTAGCTTGATCTAACGAACAATTGAGCAATCTTAACGTATCgacaaattttatatgttttccTATACATATTATATTCAGTTTGCTTGTGTTTTTTGCAATAACAAATACGTTTTCCATGTTgctatattttaataatgcgtCAAAAGATTCTGTTTCAGAATCAGTGCAATGATTATATAAAGGAatgttgagtattttttttaaccctTCCATAATCATTATCCGGTTATCAAAGGAAGCGTTATGGGCAAAAATGGGACAAGCTAAATAATTATCAGTTCTGCCCAAGTTCTTGTTACAAAAATTATGCGCGAGTCCGTACGTTTCACCAGTAAAATGATCATGATCAATAACAGCATAGTCTTCAAAAGTAGAAAGTAACAAATTACAACAAGCAAATAGTTTTTCTCGCGACTCTTTTATTCGAACTTAGTTATCAAATACAATTTCGGTTTCATACTTGTTTTCAATATCGACCATGCATTGAAACCACAATTGTGAATatgaaaaatttagttttgaaataaaatatgaaaatgtgaCAGGATCAATTTTGTTATTCTGTAAATATATCGATGGGACAGAAAATTCAGACACACATTTTTGAAagagattgtttaaaaaataaggttgaTTATGAATAATATCAACTTCGTCACCTTCaaaccatatttttattttttcttcatccATTATGAGCGTACATAAAAGTTTAAGATGAGATATAATATCATAAGCTGTTATTCGGACCGACTGACTTAATAATCCGTTTTTTACTCTGTAAGAACGAAAACAAGTCCACCATTTGcaacatatataaaaacataaagataTTTGATAGagatcagttttaatttttttcgtcaGGGTTCGATATCAagtaattttgaacttttttaggAGTCATAAACAATTCTAActtggatatttttttaaatataaaattgacaACTCGAATACGGTGGtcagaataaattttaatattgttatggTTTTGCATTTCAAATTCTTGAAGAGTCAGCGGTTtgttatatatatctttatatgatattttatcTATCGGGAGTCGACATATACTGCACAACTGATTTTCTTTTTCCCATATTAAATTTCTATCTTcctttgaaatatttaaaaattcaaagcGAGGTTTCAAAATTTGATATGAAAATCTCACCAAAGTatctgttaaaataataatatcaaagacTCGCAACTCTAATTTTAACTGTTCTATATTTTCACAAGTATCTATtgagttatttaatttttcccaCAAATTGTCTCTATGAGTCTTTTGTAAAATCGAGATGgcattttcaaaacaaagtgGCAATTcgtttaaaggatttttttgaAGACTGTCTATTGTGTTTTCGTAATAAAACACCCACTGTGTGataatatttccaaaaatatCCAAGCCAAAACATTCTCTTGCTAAACTTTCATTTACACATTGAATAACAACACTGTGGCAATAATAACTTAATTCTGATAACGGCGTTATTGTATCTGAAGCAATGTTATTACTTTGTAAAATAGCCGTTTCACAATCATAAGTAATGAAAAACGGAAAACAGTTTCGACTTTCTCTAATAAATTGATCTTGTGGCTCGTAATAAGTCCTTTTGTCATTACAAATAAACTTGTCAGGAACGTAAAAAcctttgcaaatttttttatgcgAATTTTTTGCTGTAAATTTTTGTCCGCACTTCTTGCAGTGATAAATTCCTTCTTCATGGAAAACGGTATAATTTTCGTTAAGCATACTTAGTGCGTGAAAGTTATCTTGTTTTTGAACTATGCAAATTTTAATGGTGTTGTCAGCATTTTTTCTTTCGTTTGCTTTTTGACGTTCTATTTCTGAAAGAAAGTCTTTATAGGGATTTTGGTCTTCTCTTATTATATTTGCACTTTCGTAAATAATTTCAAGTaataattccaattttttttttgtattgcgATTTTAATTGAGGATATAAAAGCCGaactctttttgtttgttttctcaaactaaaaattttaaaatttaatttgtcaaAAGGAGGTTCCTAAAATATTTCGCAAAATTCTAAAAGATGTCCATATGTCATAttgtaacatttattttttaaagattgtaagGCCGTAAAGAAGTGACCATCTTCggtgttttcaaataaaattcgATATATTTCGTCTTCAGAACTAAAATCCGacaagttgtttttaaataatttaagattccatttttttaaggtgTTGGTTTTCCATTTTCGAATTAACAAACCGATCATTAAAGCAGCATAAAAACAAAGACCTGAATCAAATAAACCGCTgtaatctaaaaacatttttttttttctgattataatttaaaactgtcCACGTTGTCGGACGACGAATATTGCCGTCATGTGGACGATTCCATTCTCCTTCCCATTCGTCCAatgttttgtctttatttttttcatgatatttttctgaaatatggacttttattttttcataatattcaagtcgtttttctgaaattttgtttttatttttttcataatattcaAGTCTAGCTTTTGcaattttgtctttatttttttcataatattcaAGTCTAGCTTTTGcaattttgtctttattttttcataatattcaggctgtttttttgcaattttgtctttatttttttataatatttatggcATACATctgcaattttgttttttcaatacttGCAAAACTTCTTTTCATCATtgtcttctttatttatttttctttttccagataaatcaaaatttcttaAGTTTGACATTGAAGTTTCGGTCAatcaacttttgattttaaaattgcataatCTGATGATGTGCCATTGACTGTCAttctctaaaatattaaatacagaaCGGATATTGTTATctttaatatattgtaaatttacAAGTCCTGTTAACGGCTTAATGAAATAGACAGGAGAATTGTAACATCTTTTTATTATCTTGCACCAACCCTTATCGATAGTTTTGGCACATAATGTCACAATATTAAAAGCgataagaaaattttgaaatacttcTAAAAAAGATTTGCATTTGTCAAGTTCAATTTCAAAACCGTGTTGGGTTTTTTCGTTGATATGAAAAACAATGTCATCAGGTGATTGAAGTTGATAATTCAATTCTTTTTCTTCAATGACATCTTCGTTTTTATAGTTGTCCATGATGTAATAAAAGTATTCGCTATAAATGTTTCCATTTTTTAAGGTTTCttcatttttagtttctttgaaATTCAttgtttatatctaaaaaaaaaaaaaaattattttacaaattgttgATAATAACCGTTAACAAGTTGattaatctttatatttttaaaaattttttcaagttgatctttatttttatgcaaaatataaacatcGTTTATATTGCAAACTCTCGACAACGAAACGTAATAAAGAGTAGGGTTAAATGCGTTTTCATTAAAatccaaaactattttttcatggTGCTTCCTTGCGCTTTGTGTACGGTTAACGAAAAGGCTAATTGCAGCGGAATTCCAACACGAGAAGCGATGGTCGAATGGGCATTGTCTAAAATATCTTCATTCACCGCTTCAATTTTAATTTCACGATTGTTCATCAATATCCAAATTCcgaaattttcaatttgaatGACTTTTCCAATTGCACCATTACACAAACCTTCTTcgacatttatatttttaatcagCATAACATTCGCATTGACTTTAACTGTGAGAACTTGAGGAATTCGAAATAACGCCGACGCTTTTGGATCTCTTATGAcatctttggaataaaaagtaaattcttTATGTTTAATATCTTTCATTTTCTTATGATTATAAAATTGAACagataatattctaaaaaacaaaCGCGTATATTCGTCGTTGATTGAATCCTCGTCAATAAAATGCCTTTTTGTCAAATATTCTATCGATTCGGCAGACACTTGACCTAAACGTAACTCGTTGAGCGCATTGAAAAATTGCAAGTCATCTTTCTGTCTAAAACACGTTGTTAAATTGAGCACTTTTACTGTTTCCAAATGGAAGACTGAAAAGCATAATTTATGACAATGggttttaattgataaaaatcaCCGCACACAATGACTTGGATCCCTCCAAATAATTCGTCTTCacattttctaattttacaaCCTAATCGGTGCAATAAATCAAAAGTTTCAGCGTTTATCATTGATATTTCGTCAATAATAAGGACATCTGTTTGTAACCATCTTTTGTGTACTTCTGGATGCATGTACCGAATATAATAGTCATCACTTTTGGTGCCAGTTTCAATTCCAGCAAAAGAATGAATGGTACTCCCGTTTAATAAATAGGCGGCTATGCCTGTACTTTCTGTGACAgtcatttgtttataaatttgttcACTTTTGGCAATCGCAtctattaaataactttttccaCAGCCGGCTCCGCctgttatgaaaaaattttctccGTCATCTAGCTATTTAAAAGCTAATTTTTGTTCACTTgctagtttcattttttattaaataatttcaacttttattatttaaagaagacAAATAAGctgtcaaaaatattatttcttctgGATTAAGACTTTTTGTATAAGTTTCAAATTCTTCCTTTGTTTGACAATTGATtacattttcaataattatttgtttgttaatcatctaaaaaaagttaaaaattatttaaataattataaactaaataacAATATACAAATGAACTTAATTGTTCGTTCCAATTGGCAATATTATCGTTCATCttggttaaaaaattacatttttcaaacatttccAAATTCTAAAACgtataaaaattgtcaaagttttcattaaaataattgccaaaattttcttttatcgTTTGAAAAACAATCCTTCTTAAATTTTGCGGATATTCATTAAAATCAACAACGTGCATGAAAAAACTTTGCCACATGTCTTCATTGTCTTCACACAACAGCATGGAAACTCGAATTTTGTTTAATGTAGCTggacaaaaacaattttgttcgTATAAGAGTCGCAAAAAGTCGTTCAATTTTTCTTCCGACATGATATGGAgaagacattatttttataactaaataaaataatcaaaaaagttaatcGTCATACCATTCGATATTTTCaacatcttttattatttcatttatttcagtcaaccatttttctttatttttattattgttataataaaaataaaaagcatcaAAACTTTGACAATAATAAAACGGACAACGGTTTTTAAAGTATtgtaataacattaaaatttcaacatttgtcaaatttaaacatttcattTCGAGCGTAAATAATTTAACCCAGTcgtcaaaatttgaaaaagaaacttgataaatgttcgtgctataattttcttgtaaacaTTTCAAAGCCGCctgttgaataaattttaaagaacaaactttattaaatttccAAATCATTTCAACAAAACTGTCCAACTGTTTTAAAGCAATCATTTTTCGACACTGTCAAAGACATAAACAAACAAACCAATCATGTCATATCAATATCTTTTATGAATTGGCGACCAACAggtgtattattaaaattgcaCTTTGatggaaaattattattagtatagccgttttctattaatttttcaCAATCTTGAAATCCTTTTTCGTTTTCAAAACATATTCTTTCTTTTGTGTTTAGAGAACAAttgataacttttatttttacttgactaaaaaaaatttttttttatagatacatATATTAAAGATTAATATTATCGTTCATAATTTTACAATACATTAAATACAAATCATTtctaacaaatttttcaaactcgAGTTTACTATTTTCTTCAATCATTTTGCAATATTCTCGACATGAGTTTTTAAACTCGTCAATTTTCTCTTCTggaataatattttcttttaaaaaagcaaacattttttcGTAAGCATACAAAGAATAGTTTTGAAGTAAAtcttgatttaatttaatactttgATTATATTCCACAATAACATCATTTAgacttgttaaaataatatttattaaagatattccGTCGTGGTCAAAGTGCTTTTGCACTTCAGATTGAATATGGCCTTTTACACGGACATATAATTCTCTATTATCGCTTTCTTCTTCACCATTGCCTTTACACTCGAACAAACTGACAAACGATTCATACAGTTCAAAGTTTAACCAAGCAAGATTTCTCcaagatttaaatttgtatactaaattatattgtgacattctaaaaaaaattagaaaaaaggttttataattgATCCAAAtacagattttattatttttttatgaactaaaagtttttctttgcgtgttacataattaaaatcTTGCAAGATTTGTCCTTTAAAGTCGTATTGAAAACATAgttctaaatattttgaaatggCAACATCCCtctctttaataaatttattttcttcatttattaaaatttccagttccAAAATGGCTTTgtgacattttttaattattttgaaaatgcaatCCATGtacaataaacttaataaatttttatcaatgctCTCAATATCGTGTTTTAActccattaaaatttttgttattgtacCAGAGCTCCATTTTGTTTCCCAATCGTCTTTGtcatatttgaaaatttttctaattgttttgaaatgttcATAATGTTTTGGATTTTCATCGAAAACGCGGTTCCATATATACAAACATTCACATTTATGTTTTGCCCATTCCacgtttttattaaaactgcaTTCATTGCCAGAGTTGTTTCTACTGttgcatttcattttttttatatcctaaaaaaaatttattctttataaaattgtaacaaaCATTCGTTTATTTCGTCAGAAATTTGCATATTACAAGTCAATTCCTTTAAATTGtcacaaagttttgttttattttcttctcGACTCTtgttaaatattgaaaactgACGGTTAAAGTAATCAAATAACGCCTTTAAAACTTTGACTTTATTCTTCGATAAcgcaaattcaaaaaaaaacataatcttTATGCAGACGTTAATATTTTGAGAAGTACTTAAAATATCCAAAATTCCTTCATCATCGTCCCAacaaaaataccaaaataatatCGTGTTTGACAttcagttacttttttttatacctgccaactttttttaaaaaaattttttatttaaaaattaaaaacaactgtcaatttcaaaaaaaaaagttaataaataaaaaaaataagcaatgcttgaaaattttttgttctaaaaatcaaaaaaaattgtatatgaTATTTATTGTCCAGTCGATCCAAATCCTCCAActcttttattttcaataacgGCTGATGCTACATGAAACAAAGATTGACAACCTTCAAATTCGACTTCAACCTTTTGAGCTCGAACAAATGGTACAAATGTGATTTGagcaataaaactttttttttcgacTTTATAAGGTTCTTTACTGTTATTAAAAAGCATGACTTTTATCTCTCGAGTATAATCAGAATCAATGATGGCAGGCGAGTTGAATACCACTAATCCATATTTTAAAGCAAGACCTGATTTGGCAGTTATAAAACCTTGAATATGGTTATccattttaaatatagaaactCCAGtcgaaacaagttttttttcaaacagttcaAGAATAACTTCTTGTGTACTTCTCAAATCAAGACCGGCGCTACCTGAAGTAGCATAAAAAGAATGGTTTTCCAAATCTTCAATCAAAACTgacatctaaaaaaaacattatatatctaaagaattacatttaaaaaaaacatttaaacttttagcGCATACATACATTTCAAGCTCACTTGcactctgttttatttttttaaactaaacagTTCCTTTTATACTCTTTTTTAAAGCGAAAAGTACACAAAAAAACGTCATCGAGTTCAAAGTTCAACAATCGTGCGTTGcttattgttcaaaaaaacacttgttttattcttgttttttaatcttgaattttatttgtttaaaaaaaaaaaaaacaatgaaaaaaaacgtataaaaggaagttgtttaaaatatttttttattcaacaaaaaaaatggctagcgttgattttaaaattacatattgcAACgacaaaagttatttgaaatttgGCGATTTGGCTGCAAATACATTGTGGCTTTGTGACATTCAACGAGAGAAAGATGTCATTGCTGGGCAATATTCAAAATGCCCGGTAAAACCAGTCGCTCAATtcgattttacaaaaaacgaaGTGGTTTATTCTAATCATAACGACGAAGAATGGATATTGCTTCCTGAAAAATACAGGCAACAATgcaaaaacagagaaaaaattcattttctGTATAGAGCAGAAATAAAAACGAGTAAAGAcgacaaaagttttttaaataaaaaaggcgGCTAAAACAACTATCAAGCGTTTATACATCATACGCAAAGTAAAGTGACAaagaaatttttggaaaatttaatGAGCGATTTggaaattattcaaaataaagctTATGTGTACGCGTTCAACGTTAcgaaaatttataaagaagttaaatTTGCCAATTTTGCAATTCGACTTGCAAAAGATGATGAAATGTTTCATTATTCAGAATACGAAAGATTGGCCGCAATTGAACCTCCCATGATGAACGTCATATTGAAAGAAAAAggttatcaaaattttaatcaaaatttaaaaaggagCTGCGAAAGAAAATGCCATTCAAGAAACtgacaataaaaaattgaaaaaagaaactgaagaagaagaagcttaattttaaatattatttattctttttttttgagatatttaaatgtattgttaataaaaacttgaaaaaaaccaGTTTATTACcagaaacattgttttttttattccctTAAAAGGTAATTTCAATGGGtataaatactttgaaaatgttaaaatacaGTCAGTTTTAAAAGAATGACGAGCAAGAAAGTTGATCAATCTGTAGAGAAAGCGTTACAACTGTTTTATCCAAATAATGAACTACATCCTATACTTCAAGAATTTCATCATTTGGATCACACGTATGAAGATTGgcttaatattataaaagaatatttaacaaaatgGAATCTTCAATTAAATTCACCCGAGGAACAATATTCGGTTctttatcatgtttttataatgaaagattataataaaaatatggacTTGTTTGCAAAATCGTTTAGAGAATGCATGTCATTTGAAGAACAAACGCTTAATTGGACTCGGAAATGTATCAAGTTTGCGCTCtaataaatgaaacttttttagaaattatcaAAAAGGAATCAACACACCCGATATATAAATTGTACAAAGATAAGCTGGATGaatttattgcaaattttaaatactttaatcgAGCTTCGTTTAACACgtggaaaaacaaattaaaactttctctcaaatattactttttgtttccttatttgattaataatcaTGGCGATTATTTGAATAACCATTACCGCAATTATGAAGAATTGCGAAAAAAGTACATACCTTCAAAGTTTACTCTTCAAGCCAATTATGCCCGTTTTAGTTTTAATGACAAACTCTTTCACAATGGTTATTATACTATATACACACCTATTCgcatttatgattatttttcaaaaactgaaaaatacaaaatagtgcaagataaagttttaatttacaaaGCTATTAATCAATGTAATTTTTACCACAATTCGCCAATTGAATTGTTTCCGCAAGCAAactggttttattttttcaaaagaaattttacaatATCTGCTATTCTTTACAAGAAAGACGACAAACTTTACGATTACTTGAAGCATAAAGAAAGAAATATTGCAAACAAGGAAGAGTTGAAAATTGTCTTTCACTcataaaaagaaacatttattattttttaataatattatattttggaaaaattttcatttaaaaaaaatacattttcaaaacatgtaCACGTATTCTTATTTTTACAGTTGTTAtcctttaaaaagtttaaaaaatctcgAAAATTGTTTGATGAATTTTCatctatattaaaataaagtaaatcttGCATGTATAATAACAGCATTTTGGTTTCATATTTTGGACAGTGATGTAAACGACAAATTTGAAATGTCAAATGAGTATAATGATATTCACATTTTTGTTCTCCATACCAATAACGCATATTTTGcacttttggaaattttaaataattcaagtcaaagaaatataaattgAGATTTAAAGATTTTAGAATACTTTTTTCAATGTCTCCTcctttaaacaatattaaattgtttgcataatttttaaaaataagagtcAAATATTCGTCAGTCTTCCAACAAAAGATATGTTCGCCAGAAAAGGAATTATCAGGTTGATAAGTTAATCCGTGAATATTACGATTGCAAAAGTTAAAAGTACTTTGTTCCTTGAAACTCAATTTATTAAAAGGTACACATGGCCAAATTTGAACGTGATAAATTTTGTTTCCATTAAACATTCGCAAACACAACTCTCTTAGACATCTTTTCCCCCATATATGTCGTTCtgtattttcaatatattcGGCATCCATAAaccatatctaaaaaaaaaaaaagagttgtaAATCATAAATAACCTCTGtttctttgaaaattatttttacaagtataaaaatgtaaaatgtgtttaaattttaattaaaaaaaatggaaagagtAGACagtataattaaaagaattcacAACAACTGCGTTGAATGCGCTTGACGAAGTGAGTAAAAGATACAGCCAGTTTAATAAATCTGGCAACTCCTCTCCACATTCTCCTATATCAGATGATGAACATACAAAAGATGAATACTCTAAcgaattgcttcaaaaaatattaaactccAAACGAGCAAATCTTGATTCTAGctcaattgaaaaatgtttcaataataGCAATTTTAAACACCTTTAAAACGAGCCTCAGCTTTGCTTTGACCATCagaatcattttgaaaaattaaaaaaagactataTGGATCAAAAAGACTGTATAGCAAAATATTATCATTCAAAACTTGTAGTTTTGGTCATGGAATCACAACCTAATAAAAGCCAGTTTGAAGCAGAAGGTGATCAAACAGACGGTTTTATAGATACGTTTAGTACAAAAGTGCTGCCAGCTGCTTCAACTCTAATTAAAAAACTCGAGGCAATTTTGCGAAAACAAACTGTTAAAAGAAGCATTGACAGAATAATAAAAGAAGAACCGAcggataaaaaaactttatttgttaatattttacatgctgttgtaacaatatttatttcaagtttttttagtattgaaGAATAATGTGCTCAAATGAgtctttaattttgtatttttctcaACCCGTgtataagaattattttaaaggtGTGTATGGCATTGACGAATTAAGTCGATCCACAACCCATATCGACATTATTAAACGCATGAACAAAAACggttcttttattatttataacaattaaacaaGTAAAGAAGATGGTCAACACTGGCGAGCGCTGATAAAATTGGATGACGgtcattttttttgctttgacagTTTAGGTCCAGAAAGCGTTCTTCGTCAAATTCCTTTTCATCTAAGATATAACAGACATTTGTTTGAATCTGTAGACGAAgttcaaacaaatttaaaaattaataccttgaatataaattataacgaaattgaaattaattcttatataaaaaacacaaatcatTTTCCGTACGAGTGGACACTTcataataaagaattttattggTTTACACATTTCATCTTGAAATTTAGCGCAGAAACTGGACAACAAAATGTCATGTTATCTTACAACAAAAATTGCTATCAATGGAATAATAGTAGTTTGTGTGGTGCTTTCGCggcatattttttaacaattttatttaacatgccTGATTACAGATATGGTTCATCTATTTACATACCTTTATTTGACACTTTGTTAAACcgtcatttttttgaaatttctgagCTTCATAATTCTGAACAAATTCTGC
The nucleotide sequence above comes from Hydra vulgaris chromosome 09, alternate assembly HydraT2T_AEP. Encoded proteins:
- the LOC136085660 gene encoding deoxyuridine 5'-triphosphate nucleotidohydrolase-like; translated protein: MSVLIEDLENHSFYATSGSAGLDLRSTQEVILELFEKKLVSTGVSIFKMDNHIQGFITAKSGLALKYGLVVFNSPAIIDSDYTREIKVMLFNNSKEPYKVEKKSFIAQITFVPFVRAQKVEVEFEGCQSLFHVASAVIENKRVGGFGSTGQ